One Malaclemys terrapin pileata isolate rMalTer1 chromosome 9, rMalTer1.hap1, whole genome shotgun sequence DNA window includes the following coding sequences:
- the GPR17 gene encoding uracil nucleotide/cysteinyl leukotriene receptor: MNDPADPSSLFLNSSLETSEQCGKETHIENILFATFYLLDFILAFVGNTLALWLFIRDQKSGTPANIFLMHLAVADLFFVLVLPTRLVYHFSGNHWPFGEIPCRLIGFLFYLNMYASIYFLMCISVDRFLAIVHPVKSIKLRRSLYAHSACAFLWVIVAVAMAPLLVSVQTAEMNNTTVCLQLYREKASRHALVSLAVAFTFPFITTVTCYLLIIRSLRSGNRVEKHLKEKAIKMIIVVLMIFLVCFVPYHINRYIYILHYDGTKTSCETQRVLALSNRITSCLTSLNGALDPVMYFFVAEKFREALCSLFCGKRAAMMPPSYEGKTNESSLSAKSEL, from the coding sequence ATGAATGATCCAGCAGATCCCTCAAGCCTATTCCTCAACTCCTCCCTGGAAACTTCAGAACAATGTGGCAAAGAGACCCATATAGAGAACATCCTTTTTGCCACTTTTTATCTCCTGGATTTCATCCTGGCTTTTGTTGGCAATACCCTGGCTCTTTGGCTCTTCATCCGGGACCAAAAGTCAGGCACCCCAGCCAATATTTTCCTGATGCATCTTGCTGTGGCCGACCTGTTTTTTGTGCTGGTTCTACCCACCCGGCTGGTATATCACTTTTCTGGCAATCACTGGCCATTTGGCGAGATCCCATGCAGACTCATTGGCTTCCTTTTTTATCTCAACATGTATGCCAGTATCTACTTCCTCATGTGCATTAGCGTTGACCGCTTCCTAGCCATCGTGCACCCTGTGAAGTCCATTAAACTCCGCAGGTCACTCTACGCCCACTCGGCATGTGCCTTTCTTTGGGTTATTGTTGCTGTCGCAATGGCACCTCTGTTGGTCAGTGTGCAGACAGCTGAGATGAACAACACAACTGTCTGCCTACAGCTCTACAGAGAGAAGGCATCACGCCATGCTCTCGTGTCCTTGGCAGTGGCATTCACCTTTCCATTTATTACTACAGTGACCTGCTACTTATTGATTATCCGTAGCCTGAGGAGTGGGAACAGAGTTGAGAAGCACCTGAAGGAAAAAGCCATCAAGATGATCATAGTTGTCCTAATGATCTTTCTGGTCTGCTTCGTACCCTATCACATCAATCGCTACATTTACATTCTCCATTATGATGGCACCAAGACTTCCTGTGAAACCCAGCGAGTCCTGGCACTCAGTAACCGCATCACTTCCTGCCTCACCAGCCTGAATGGCGCCCTTGACCCAGTGATGTATTTCTTTGTTGCTGAGAAGTTCCGTGAGGCCTTGTGCAGCTTGTTTTGTGGCAAAAGAGCTGCAATGATGCCTCCAAGTTATGAGGGGAAGACAAATGAGAGCTCACTAAGTGCTAAATCTGAACTGTGA